GTGGGGTGCAGAAGAAAACAGTGCGCCCAGCGGAGGGTGTCACtatagcggggttggagccgccgacgAGGGGTTCGAGGCCTGCCCTCGCTGGAAGCACGCTGGTGCTTCAGCTAAAACGCCGTCAACTTGACTccggcggggaagaggaggatgccGTGGAGATTACTGGGGCCCGTGAGCAGCAgaagaaggcaaggcaggcTCTGTCCGAGGCTCCTGCGGACGTGGCGAAAGCGGCGGGCATGAGCAACCTAGACTCATTTGCCGCGTACGCCGAGTTCCTAAATGACtgtgagcgggagttcctttATCACCTCtgtgagcggctggggttcggcggtttGGAGGGGATTGTGCGGTCGACCGCCGttaaccaatcgcccttcagcacggcatttgggcacatctccgttgggctgcatgagatgttccTGGCGGCGTCGAAACAGCCCCttgttgagcgggagctcagggaggaggtggcgggcctgcagagggacttgggggagGCCCAGGACAGGTTAGCTGATGTGGAGCGAcgcttgacaaaggccgactgtgatGCAGCAGATGCCCGTGGCAAGTTGGCTGTTGCCATTGAGTGGAACCTGGAACGGAACGAACAATTCGCCAAATTGGGGCAAGATATGTCCTTGCTGCAAGATTGGGTGGCTGCCAAAGATaaaaaggttgagatccttcagcgggagtctgccgccaggcTGGCCGAGGTTAAAcggctggagggtgaagtcACTCGGCTGGGAGCTGAGGGGAGCCGCGCTGCGGCTGCCGCTGTggagtcatacaagcagtcggcggaataTAGGAAGGCACTGACCGAAGCGGTgaaggccggtgccctagccaatgtggaaatgctgcagcagaagggcgccattgactggacGAAGGCGTCGATTCTGGTCGTGCCGCCAGCGAAGGAAGCTCTGCCGACAACAAATACTGCCCCTGCTACCGCCCTGGTCATTTTGAAGGTGCCTGCTCGGGTAGTGGGGAGAGTGGCGGACTCCCAGAGGGCGACTCTCAGCGGACTCCTACCCAGTCTGAGGTGTCTcgtgctgggttcttggcggcccacacccgggcggatggtacaatagagacccccagtcctacagctcgagggtccgaccaaACAAGCCATTCACATCTGCTGCAGGCCGCAggtggagatgctgaaggtagcggagccaaccccgccaacccctgaaATGGGTGTAGAAGAATTTTTTGTAGCCGTTGAGGCGTAAatatttgatgtaattgacTCTTTTGGGTTGGGGAGCCCAACCCTAAATATATGAAATTTCGGAACCTAGgctcctatttttttttttttttttgtgatgatgtgtgtaccgctagagtttttgacaattttgcttttgccaacgaatgaaacattaaaggaattaaaattggtccaagtgcacaatgtagcggacgtggtccgctgactggctttgccagttgcccctagtgctagacttggtaacaatggtttgaataatttctcatttcattgatagctgcctgaacagcgtttacaaaagcgggttCATACCCGttaggtagcttcccttagctaaatattgaacaaaaatttagctaagtcaagatgctcttgggtagcggcatgactatttgtagtaataccgaaggtgttcggtattccaagggtgggtcgttgtgacgccatggccttgtccattaagtagaaggtgcctgggctaacgacttctacaattttgtatggaccttcccaagttgggcggagtattgttggtggtggtatgacttccttcattacccagtcccccagttggaggttgcgggctttgaccctggcgttgtagaaacgcgatacccgttgcttgttctggaggttgtgcaaatgggctgcgtctcgtttttcctctaggagatacCTGTTaaggttgacgccgtcgctgttggtctcggggcagtagctttcgaccctagcggttggttgagttacctcgataggcaggacggcctcagttccgaacatcatacaaaagggggtttcaccagtggcggaagttggggttgttctgatggcccatagaacttccgggagcttctccgcccacaaaccttTGGCCCtatcgagcttcttctgtaacagcttcttgattatcttgtttgccgcttcgacctggccgttggtttagGGGTGAGCGACttatgcaaaacgcatcttggtgcccaggttggcggtgaaagagatgagttccttgttattgaactgtgtgccgttgtctgtgatgattgtatgcgggacaccgtagcgacagtagatgttcttccagaggaagtgaattactttggcggtagttattgccgtcaggggctctgcctctatccatttgctgttgtagtcgatagcaacgatgatgtatttgaactggccctttgcggtttggaattttcccatcatgTCTAGGCCCCAtgtggagtggatccatggatcgatgatgaccgacagtggttccgccggggcatgcgGAAGGTCAGCATATTGTtagcatttgtgacaagatttcgaTATCTGCCGGGCGTCGTCACCGAGtgtaggccagaagtagccctatcgcattgtgcgattggccaaggatctggcgcccgagtggtttccacattctccgccgtgtatcgttgctagcacgacctttccctcctctgaggttagacagcggaggttggggtgagtgaatccctggcggtaaagtttgccgctctgcatgttgtagcGGGTTACTCTCCGCTGGGGCTGTCGCGCTTtgaccttgtcctctggcaatgtcccgttgagCTTGTACttaataatttcgtccatccagctaggattggcctcaatgttgaagatctccgccaaggtttttgtgatacttggcttgtccagacactctacccttgtatccgctggactctggtgtggctgggcggttgcaagtcttgccagtgaatcagccttggcgttcttttccctggggatctgtgtgatggtgtggaacttgaattttttgagcagtGTCTTGACATACCCCAAGTATGCTgccaactgctggtccttggcctgaaagctgtcagTGACCTGGTTAACAactaactgagagtcgctgaagatttTGACACTGTCGgaccctgaatcaatggcgaggagtaggccggcaatgagtgcttcatattccgccatgttgttagaagctttgaagttgaatttcaacgcgtactccgcgttcaggCCCCCAGgacctgttaagatgattccggcgccgctggccttgggacAAGaagagccgtccacatgcaggttccagtctgactgctggGGAGATTGTTCCTCAGATACCACCATCTCCATTCCTGGTTGTGTTCCGACTTTGGATTCGggttgacgctcggtgagctaagtgatgaagtctgccaccgcctggcccttcatggcgattcttggtttgtaatcaatgtcaaattcgctgagctcaatggcccacttgctgaggcgccccgaatgttcagggttctgcattacttgtctcagcggttgattggttaacacatggattgtgtgggcttggaagtattggcggaggcgtctggcggcaaagATTAGTGCGAGAGCGAGTTGTTCCAAGGGAGGGTACCTAGTTtccgctccgttcatgcctcggccggcatagaatactgggagttcgTCCTGGTtctcccgccggacgatggcgcagcttaccgctgattgcgataccgctaggtatatgtatagtgtctcgccttgcacaggaatggaaagtaGTGGAACTGCTGCCAGGTACTCcttcaggccctggaacgcTGCTTGGCACTCTGGGTTTCAATCGATGACTtttttgtgggttgttttaaggactttgaaaaatggggcgcacctgtcggtcagtctggagatgaacgaGACAGGgtggttagcttgccctggaggcattggacgtgcactttccattctgggtccttcaagtcgaggatggcttgcaccttgtcagggttggccttgATGCCCctttcactgacaatataccccagaaatttgctggcggtgatgccaaagaaacatttttctgggttgaggcgcataccgtaggccaagaggatggttattatgatttttaggtttgccacatgtccactggcctttatactcttgaccaacatgtcgtctacgtagacctcgattatccgcgaacatggcgttcatcagtcgctgataagttgctcatgcgttcttcagaccgaaaggcataacattataacaatacaggccgttgtcggtggtgaaggtggtgcactcctggtcgtcgggatgcatcctgatctgattatagccggagaaagcatccatcatgctgaggagctcgtgtccagtggttgcatcaaccagttgatcaatgcagggtagtgggaaactgtctttcgggcatgccttgttaagatttttgaagtcgacacacattcgccacttgccgctaggctttttgaccataactaggttggagatccactggggatagatgacttggccgatgaacccaatgccttgTAGCTTGGCAACTTCTTCTCCTATAGCACGATATTtgtcttcgtcgaaggctctgcgcttctgcttgatagggtagaaggatggtttgatgctcaacttgtgcgtgatgatttcaggggagatacctggcatgtctgcatatgaccaggcgaagaccgtagcgttgtcacgtaggaactgagttagttccgccgccagctctgggtctaattgagctcctatgcggactgtccgctcagggtgcttgtcagagatgctgacaaccctcaatgatgtttctgggttgaccggctccttctttaagtacttcttttcgtcatccctggggtcctcaaagatatttggtggcgGTACCAGACTCCCTAacgctaggatctcatggccgCTGGTTGATCATGCTATAGTAGTCGAATAACATTCGCGTGCcaactgctgacttcccctgacactgcctgtgccgttgggtgtggggaacttcatgagcagcatgtatccggcgatgatgtacttgagtttgttgagtgctggccgaccaatgatggcgttatatgagctgaaacaatcgacaattatgaactccgtatgtatttccgccatacatggactagtaccgataactagccgcatatagtcagaacccagcggttgcgtgacgtcaccagagaagctgaacagtggttcatgatcttggagtagttttatgttccgcttaaggtcgttgtaacaaccactgaatatggcgttgacagcggatccgctatcaaccaggattcttcccactgacattttgccgagaatggcgtcgatcaagaaaggatcgtcatggggcagctgtactccgcgttcctcctcctctgagaaggtaataggctcccaaccagactttgggagtttggcggatctttcgtagcggatgttacagacttcctttgggtgattagcccatgcataacgctttctttctctgtgtgacatgttggtgattggagcacctccgtcgatggtgttgatgcggcccatgggctcaatgtcggcgatcacaggtggcggttggcgcaccttgaattgctccagcttgccatcacggtacaaggtctcaatggccgttttgagagcgttgcagctgttggtattgtgaccgctgtcctcgtggtatttgcaccacctgccggtgtttcttggctttcctgtttttgggtatcttcccgggggcggcggtgggatctgatccttgcactgattgtatatttcttcatacgaggccatgaggactgtaaatactgcataccgctgagaggattccgttTGTTTGTGGCGGTCGTCCCcctgggatgggcggtttcccttgtagtgttggtccttctgtcgcttgttctggtactggccctaTTGCCACTCCCTttttttgtcagttggcggtgtgttggaggttttgttagcgattccctgctgactggaggagggttgtgtcgactttgctagtgctactggtggcggtggggtttctccatatgtgatgaattctgcttgggcatgaataaccgcctcactcatgaggtggtcgtataccgcatttggatgattgtaattgaggtgatagaggaatggccctttgAAGAGTCCGTGCTTAAAAgtcgccgaagccattgttttatcaagatcacggcattgagatgctgccgcccgccaccttgtgacgaatgcctttagtgtttcctccgtaccctgcttgacgttgaacagttggcttgtattgtggtgcccggcggacagtaggatgaaccgagaaaggaaagcgtatgacaatgcctggaatgagtcaatggatcccggcgggcattcgaagaaccaattcattgcctcattgtccagcgtttcactTTGAACAAGTAGcatagggtggcgtcatcgaatcccttgttgttggtgaccttcttgaaggtgtccatatggacgaaggggttAGTCTTActgctgtaatgtgacatttttggagtctttgcgtaCGCCGGTCTGACAGCCAGCAAAATTGTAgcagtaaatggtcctggcctggacgcgaaaagtggatttgaaattggcgctggggtgcctgattccgcccggattaacctttgttccaactgctgcatcctttccagtatttgagcggttgcatcgccggcggggcCTAGCCGGGTACcccgctgaactgatcctcgcctgggagcgggtgggtttccctcggtTCTTGCCCCAGGTCTCGAGTggtgggtgtgcagtgatgactctgcctcctgttccaacattagatGGGGCACAGGGGGCGGccccattcccgctagctctggtgggcgcagcgggacctgcatatgcacgactggtgctggtatcaatgcgccggtaccaggtcggctgtgcctggtgctccgtgactgctcgcttcgtGCCAGGTTGGTggttgcctccagcgttctCTTTAGCTCGTCAAAGCgtgacacaagcgtggccacttgcttttgggcctcggccttttctttgcgttcttgttcacgctctctgtttgctttgtgaagatccgccagtgccagctcatatagagaggcgaggtcttggcctagcgggcggctgctacttgggtttgtctcaccgccggggtttaccggggtggtgaatagcgcgcggttgatgcctaccgctgggttggtgggctGGGGTATGGCGGACTGATCTGCCTGCTCGTCAGTGTcttccccgctaccgttagtcatggtggttgtggtgggatgaccttttgttcaagagttcccacagacggcgccaatgttaatgctcaaagtccggcggtagccgatttttcatttaacgcgggtccggtgggcggaccgctactctgaggatctGATGGCCTCCGCTAACTATCACACGaaagacagggcgtcagagggagaccgcgttgggcggtcttcacttctccgatgcctaagtcagtcaatgcatgtaggcagcataacaataaatgagtagtaaatgcgtaattaatgaggagagaggagagaaccttttataggtgaggagaaggttgatcttcttcttgttttcgatgtgggactgctgtgcttcgattcccagcgtctggagcttctgatgctaccttggcgCGGCTCGTGGCGGCGCGTCCTCAGTGATCTGAGGGCAATCccgggctcgggcggtagcTCGCCTGGCCGTGTCTCCGCAGGTcacccccttggtgagagtcggtacctctggcggtacaatgagcgtggctcattatagctaattatgcttgcaaacgtacatgtaggtgCAGTTCCTCAATGGCAGTCTTATCATGACAAAGCACCAACAAATGTTCCATATTTCCAACAAACTCGGGAATCTTCTTAACTTTTGAGCAGTTAGAAAGAATTAATGTTTCAAGAGATTCCATTTTTATTTGCCTTGGAAGACTCCTGAGACTTTTGCAGTCTTTAAGATTTAGGACAATAAGCTTTTTGTGAAATCCAAGGGATCTATGGATTCTTACCAAATTCTCACATCCTTCAAGATCTAAAGTCTCAAGATTCTGAACACCTCCGAGATCTGGGGTCTCCACAATGTTTTGAGAGTAGCAGAGTTTGATGAACTTCAACTTGTCAAAATTCTGCCCATAAAATTGAAACAGTGAGCCACCACACAGAACAGACAATTTGCTCCATAGAGATAAACAAGTAGACTATTAACTAATAACCATACCTTTGTTCCCTTCCAAAGCTGTTTAATGTTGCTTTGGCACAAGTTAAGTTCAATAAGTTCATCTGCTTCAAATTTTTTTGGGAGAGATCTTAAGGGATACCCAGTCCATTCGAGGAGTCTCAAGGAATTAGAAAGACAAGTGAGGCCTTCCGGAAGGTCCAGATTACGGATATGGAGAAGAATAAGTTGAGACAAATTTGAAAAGGCTTCTGGCTTCCAGTGAGCCACTTGTAATTCAGTCAACTCCATTACCATGCCTTGGATTGAATCTGTTCCCTGATAATGAAAAACAAGAATAATAGCTTTAGTGCAGAACACAAAGAATACCAAGACCTAAGCAGATTACAAATAAATCTACcttattttttttgtacacaATAATTAAAGTGCAGAACACAAATAAGAACATGCTTATCTTTTTTTCATTATCACACTCTTACCTTATTTCTCTTCAGCATAGTGTTGATGTCTTCATGAGACCATAATATACTACGTTTGCCTGGCTCTTCCAGAGACTGTTCACGAAAAATTTCCCAACCCATTTCTTGTAGCAAATCATGCATCGGCAGTTCGTTGTTGGAGATAGTGATGAACACTTAAACCAATGACTGGGTTTAGCTTGCAATAGTCTAGTATTTGTGTCACTTGATCCTTATCCTTCCCCTTGTAAAAGCAAGCAATATGTAGAAatatttctttgtctttttcatCCAGGCCATCAAAACTAATCCGAAGCATGTCAATAATGCGTTTATCTGGTGTGTTCTTTAGCCTATCTATTGCACTTGCCCATTCATCAGTGCTTCTACCAAATAGAAAAGAACCTAAAACCACAAGAGCCGACGGAAGCCCCTGAGCATACCCTAAAATATGGTAGCACAGTTGCAAATAATCTTCTGGTGGGGAACACTTCTTAAAAgccttcaaactcaaaagttgcAGTGTTTCATCACAGTTTAACCCATAAGCCTTGTACGTAGCATCAACATCATGTCCCTTTAACAACTGAATATCTGTGGTGGTTATGATAATTCTACTGCCTGGATCAAACCAGTTGCGACTTCCAGCCAATTTCTCTAATTGTGACAACTGATCCACATCATCAATAACAACAAGGACCTTTATTCTACACAACCGCCTATCTATCATAGCAGCTCCTGTGTATTCATCCTCTATATTTTCAACTTTTGCCATCAGGATACTGGAAAGAAGTTTTTCTTGTAGAGAAACAAGGCCATTGTTTTTAGACATTTCTCTAACATTGGAAAGAAAGCAGCTTTGGTAAAAACCCTGACAAATTTCATCATAGATAGCTCGAGCAACTGTTGTCTTACCTATGCCCCGCATGCCATGGATCCCTATAAAACGCACCCCACCAAGCTGCGCAAATATGTAATTGCTTAATAAATCATCAATGCGGGACTCCATTCCTATCAAGCCCTTGTCAACACTTGAAGATGTATACACAGACTTCTTTAGTATATGATTAACAATTTCCtcaattagttttgtttgaTGTCTGAGAAAATTTAGAAAAAATTGTGAGttgttgtaaataattatggttaatatcatgtaaatagatggagagtcatatatgtccttcactatagattagtgattgataggattgtgaataggagcaattgacgttgctattaaacgtcgcctatttgtatacatcatgtactcctatataaaccccctcatggtgagatgaatacacacaatctgattctctgtgtccaaactctctctctctctctctctcaaatttttttctGCTTTACAACATGTTATCAACACGaaactctaacccaagccctagccagagaaaaaaaaaacttccccagctgcagcctgtttgcactccccgaaacctcttgatcaggacctcagatcaaaatctttccttcatcaaagttgttcatctatgcctcttctatctgacctccaaatttcagccctattggaatcgttttgagacctatacaccattcgaagtgggagccgTTCAGAAGAGAATCTGCTCCGTGTTCACGACTAGCTCTAAGATTTGGATCGAATAGCTTTGAGATTCGGGATTTCCTACCAAAAGAGGTgaatagctcttggattggctgagaagacaaccttttCAGTTCTGCATATATAAATTGAAGATTCATCcgctcttcatcaagtaatgttttccaaaatctaattttatattcatgcttattgagcctattgattgaacatgaaaaatcctccatgatgcatgaaccctaaattctgattgttttatttggaatatatatacctgttcatgttttggattgtttgattggaaaagaaaaaaaaaattaggatactTTGGTTGTAGCTATTTCTAGCACTTGGTCCACTAGCACCAATTCACAACTAGAGAGCATCAATCAATCatgcaacaaaaataaaatctaCTATttctgggattcgaacccagccaCAGTGTGTACCAGCCCAGCATGTTGTCCACTCTGCCATTATGGCCCATTGGTAATTATCAccaccatttaatattaatactgccagaagcagattcaactccatttaattggtgattgatcaattgattcaattcatgttttggttttgattgacatTTATCCAAAACAATTGCCATAATAATTTCACAATGTATCTTTTATTACTACATCTGAATATTGTGTATTGCGtgaattatgggcttaatttttgc
This portion of the Rosa chinensis cultivar Old Blush chromosome 1, RchiOBHm-V2, whole genome shotgun sequence genome encodes:
- the LOC112200232 gene encoding disease resistance protein RUN1-like, which produces MESRIDDLLSNYIFAQLGGVRFIGIHGMRGIGKTTVARAIYDEICQGFYQSCFLSNVREMSKNNGLVSLQEKLLSSILMAKVENIEDEYTGAAMIDRRLCRIKVLVVIDDVDQLSQLEKLAGSRNWFDPGSRIIITTTDIQLLKGHDVDATYKAYGLNCDETLQLLSLKAFKKCSPPEDYLQLCYHILGYAQGLPSALVVLGSFLFGRSTDEWASAIDRLKNTPDKRIIDMLRISFDGLDEKDKEIFLHIACFYKGKDKDQVTQILDYCKLNPVIGLSVHHYLQQRTADA